From Etheostoma cragini isolate CJK2018 chromosome 10, CSU_Ecrag_1.0, whole genome shotgun sequence, the proteins below share one genomic window:
- the LOC117952048 gene encoding cysteine-rich and transmembrane domain-containing protein 1-like, giving the protein MNFEQPPPYPGNGPSAPGYPAQGPPPQGFPPQGYPQGYPVNMEQPNPAYPNYPAGPMGPGGPYPGPGQPPYGYPGQPQPQFGWQGGPPPGPMYGEAPKNTVYVVEDRRRDDTGDTCLTACWTALCCCCLWDMLT; this is encoded by the exons ATGAATTTTGAGCAGCCCCCTCCATACCCAGGCAATGGCCCCAGTGCTCCAGGCTACCCAGCGCAGGGCCCACCTCCACAAGGCTTCCCACCTCAGGGTTATCCGCAGGGATACCCTGTGAACATGGAGCAGCCTAATCCTGCTTACCCTAACTACCCTGCTGGACCAATGGGCCCTGGAGGTCCTTATCCTGGCCCGGGACAGCCTCCTTATGGGTACCCAGgacaaccacaaccacagttTGGCTGGCAGGGGGGACCCCCTCCTGGGCCTATGTATGGGGAAGCTCCCAAAAACACGG TGTACGTGGTGGAGGACAGGAGAAGAGACGACACAGGAGACACTTGCCTGACAGCCTGCTGGACAGCTCTTTGTTGCTGCTGTCTCTGGGACATGCTGACATAA